The Gordonia iterans DNA window GAGATCGCCCGCAAGGCGAACATCCCGGTGATCGCCGACATCCATTTCCAGCCCAAGTACATCTTCGCCGCGATCGACGCGGGGTGCGCCGCGGTCCGGGTGAATCCGGGCAACATCAAGGAGTTCGACGGCCGCGTCAAAGAGGTCGCCAAGGCCGCCGGTGACGCCGGCATCCCGATCCGCATCGGCGTGAACGCCGGCTCGCTCGATCCGCGGCTTCTCAAGAAGTACGGCAAGGCCACCCCGGAGGCGCTGGTCGAATCGGCGCTCTGGGAGGCGAGCCTGTTCGAGGAGCACGGCTTCGGCGACATCAAGATCTCGGTGAAGCACAACGATCCGGTGATCATGGTGGAGGCCTATCGGCAGCTCGCCGCCCAGTGCGACTACCCGCTGCACCTGGGCGTCACCGAGGCCGGTCCGGCCTTCCAGGGCACCATCAAGTCCGCGGTGGCCTTCGGCGCGCTGCTCTCCGAGGGCATCGGCGACACCATCCGCGTGTCGCTGTCGGCGCCGCCGGCCGAGGAGATCAAGGTCGGCGATGCGATCCTGCAGTCGCTGAACCTGCGGCCCCGCAAACTGGAGATCGTCTCCTGCCCGTCGTGCGGCCGTGCCCAAGTGGACGTGTACAAACTGGCCAACGAGGTGACCGCGGGCCTCGACGGCCTGGAGGTTCCGCTGCGGGTGGCCGTGATGGGCTGCGTCGTCAACGGACCTGGCGAGGCGCGCGAAGCCGATCTCGGCGTCGCGTCGGGCAACGGCAAGGGACAGATCTTCGTCAAGGGCGAGGTGATCAAGACCGTTCCGGAGGCGCAGATCGTCGAGACTTTGATCGAAGAAGCGATGCGCATCGCAGAAGAATCGGGGGACACTGGAACAGGCACCCCGGTGGTCTCGGTCAGCTGATCGACGGACTTCGCCGGGGAAGCTCCGCGAGGCGAGGAGGGATCATGCTCGGACTCCTGCGTGATCGTCCGCTCGGTTCCCGGGACGCACCCGCGGTGGCTCGCGCGCTCGACGACGATCCGATCACCTCGTGCATGGTGGCCGCCCGCGTCGAGGCCTACGGTCTGACCCCGCGCTTTCTCGGCGGCGAGTTGTGGACGGCCTCGCACCCCGAGGACTCCCTGTGCTTCTCGGGCGCCAACCTCATGCCCCTCGCTGCCACCACCGAGCAATTGGACCACTTCGCCGACCGTGCGCTCGCGGCGCCGCGTCAGTGCACCTCGGTCGTCGGTCCAGCGGAGCTGGCCCTGGGCCTCTGGGAGCGAGTCTCCGGGGAATGGGGGCCGCCCCGGGAGATTCGCGGGGTGCAGCCACTGCTGGCGCTGAACGGGTTTCCGGACGTGCCGATCGATCCGCACGTGCGCCTGGTGACCGGCGCCGATCTGGACGTCTACTTTCCGGCGGCGGTGGAGATGTTCATCGGTGAGGTCGGGGTGGATCCGCGTTCGGGTGACGGAGGTCGCTCGTACCGTCGGCGGCTGGCCTCGCTGATCTCGGCGCGCCGGGTCTTCGCCAGGTTCGACGGTCCGCGGGTGATCTTCAAAGCCGAGATCGGCGCACTGTCCCGGCGGGTCGGGCAGATCCAGGGCGTGTGGACCGACCCGGAGTTCCGCGGTCGCGGCCACGGCGCCGCCGGAACCGCCGCGGTGTGTGCGGCGATCGCCCGCCAGGGCCGCATCCCGAGCCTGTACGTCAACGAGTACAACTGTGCCGCCCGCGAGACCTACCGGAAGGTGGGCTTCGACGAGGTCGGCACCTTCGCGACGGTCCTGATCGACTGAGTCGGGAGCACCCGGCGCGGCGACCGGGCCGGGGTGGGCGTGCCGCTTAGGATCACTCCGATGGGTGCTACCGGGTGGGAGACGACGAGGCGGGGCCGACGCCGTGCGGGATGGCGCGCATCGGTGCTCGCCGTGGCGCTGCTTCTGCTGGTCCCGCTGGTCGCGTGTACGGCCGAGGACAACGGTCCGCGCGGCATCGCCGAGGACTTCCTCCACGAATTCGCCGCTCGTGAATACGCCGCGGCCGCGGCCCTCACCACGGACCCGGCGCGCGCCGAGCGGATGCTGAGTGCCGCCTGGACCGGTCTCGCGGCCCGGGAACTGACCACCCGTACCGGCCGCGCACGCGTGGAGCGCGACATCGCCGAGGTGGAGGTCACCTACACCTGGACCCTGCCGGGCGGGCGTGAGTGGAGCTATCCGGCGACGCTGACCATGGGCCGCAGCGACGCCGGCTGGGCGGTGCGCTGGACGTCGACCAATGTGCATCCGGAACTCGGCGCCGATCAGCGTCTGCAACTGGACACCTTCGCGCCGCCGCGCGCCGCGGTCAACGAGGCCGACGGCAGCGAGGTGATGGGCGACGCCACCATCACGGCGCTCAGTTTCGATGCCCGCGCGGCCGCCGAGCAGGGATCGGTGGTCGACTCGGCGACCCGCGTCGTCGAGGTGCTCGGGCCGGTGTTCCCCGGACTGACGGTGCAGAGCCTCGCCGAGCGCGGCACCGCCTCGGCCGAGCCGCTGCCGCTCGGCCGGCTCCCGGGTGCCGAGTACGACCGGCTGCGCGACCGGCTGACGATCCCCGGACTGGTCGCCGCCGAGCAGGCCGTCCTCGAACCGCGGGACCCGCGGTTCGCCTCCGCCGTGCTGGGGCAGGTGAAGAACCGGGTCGCCGACGAGATCGGCGGCACGTCGGGCTGGCGCATCTCGGTGATCAATCCCAACGGGCTGGTGGCCGACGTGCTCGACGACCATCCGGCGACACCGGCGCCGGCGGTGCAGCTCACCCTCTCGCGTTCGGTGCAGGATGCCGCGCAGCGGGCGGTCGACGTCGCCGGGCGGCAGGCGATGATGGTCGTCGTGCAGGCCTCGACCGGCAAGTTGCTCGCCGTCGCACAGAACGCGGCCGCCGATCGGGGCGGGCTGCTGGCCACGATGGGCGCCTATCCGCCCGGCTCGACGTTCAAGATCGTCACCTCGGCGGCGGCGATGGCGGCCGACATGTCGAATCCGGATGCGACGGTGCCGTGTCCGGGCGAGATCCAGATCGGCTCGCGACTGATCCCGAACTACAACGGATTCGCGCTCGGCCCGGTGCCGCTCTGGCGGGCGTTCGCGAACTCCTGCAACACCTCGTTCGCCCACCTCGCGGGCCGGATGGGCCCGTCGGATCTGCCGCACGCCGCCGCCGCGATGGGCCTGGGCGCGCACTACGGGATCGCCGGGATCGAGTCCGCGTCGGGATCGGTGCCGATCGAACCCGACCTGGTCCAGCGCGCCGAGGACGGCTTCGGTCAGGGCAAGGTGCTGGCCAGCCCGCTCGGCATGGCGCTGGTGGCCGCGACCGCCGCCACCGGGAAGGCTCCGGTGCCGGTGCTGATCGAGGGCCGGGAGACCACGGTCGCCGGTCCTCGTCCCGAACTCGCTGCGGAGATCTACGAGCAGCTGCGGCCGATGATGCGGACCGTGGTGACCGACGGCACCGCCACCTCGATCGCCGGAGCCGGTCCGGTGTTCGGCAAGACCGGGGAGGCCGAAGTGGCGGGCGGCTCGCACGCCTGGTTCGCCGGTTTCCGGGGCGACCTCGCCTTCGCCACGCTGATCGTGCTGGGCGGCGACTCCGCGAACGCGGTCAACATGACCCGGGACTTCTTCCAGCTGCTGCCACCCGGGCGCGGGTGATCCCAGTCATAGGGGTTTCTACTCAAACCCGGATCCGACCGTGGCCGAGCGCGTCGTCGTCCACTATCGTGACGAAAGTCCCGGGCGGACAGAGCCCGGAATCACCTGACGACACAAGGGGAAACCGCCCATGAGTGGACCGAATCCGTACGGCCAGCACCCGCAGCAGCCGGGCGCGGGTCAGCAACCGTGGGGCCAGCAGCCCGGCTACGGGCAACAGCCGCCACAGCCCGGTCCGCCGCCGGGCTACGGTCCGCCTCCCGGCTACGGTCAGCAGCCAAGTCAGGCCCCGCCGGGCTACGGCCAGCAGCCCGGCTACGGCCAGTCTCCGCAGCAGCCCCAGCACGGTGGTCCGCAGCAGCCGCAGTACGGCACTCCGCAGCCGAGTCAGTACGGACAGCCAAGTCAGTACGGGCAGCCGGGTCAGTACGGGCAGCCGGGCCAGTACGGCCAGCCGGGTCAGAACGGTGGACAGCCGCAGGGCAGCCACCAGTACGGAGGCTCCCAGTACGGCGGCCAGCCGCAATGGGGCGGTCCGCAGCAGGGGGCTCCGAACGGAGCGGCTCCGGCGTTCGGCGCCGGCGTCTCGCCGACGGTGAAGATCCTGTTGGCGGCCACCGCCGTCCTCGGACTGCTCGTCTTCATCTCGGTGTTCCTGCCGTGGGTCTCCGGTAGCGGAGACTCGGACAACGGTCTGGCCAGCGGCGGCGGTGAGTCGCTGCACGGCATCTGGGTCCTCCTGCTCGGACTCTTCACCATCGCCGTCGCGGCGGGCGCGCTGTTCTTCACCCAGCAACTCAAAGTGCTGCCGCTGGTCTCCGCCGGGATCGCCGGCCTGACCGGGCTGGTCGGCATCATCATCTTCGCCGTGGACTTCAACAAGGTCAGCGACGCGCAGGATCAGATCGACGCCGCGAAGCGCCAGGCCGGAGACGCCTCGCAGTACGGTATCGACCTGGGCAAGGCGTACGGCGATCTGTCAGTCTCGACCGGCTTCGGACTCTGGCTGATGCTGGTCATGTCGATCGGCCTCATCGGAGTCGGTGCCGCCACCCTGTACTTCCGTCAGTTCGCCGACAAGTGAACTGACACCCGATACTCGCGCGACGCCCCGCCCTCCGGATCTTCCGGCGGGCGGGGCGTCGTCGTACGATCCGGAGGTTCCGGCTGCCGGATTCGTGTCGCGCTGCCGGATCGTCGTCGTGCTGCCGCATTGATCCGGCAGGCGGAAGCGAACCCGGCAGTCGGAAGCGCGGGGCGGGTGCGGGGGCCGTACGGCCGGGGATCAGGAGCGGTCGGGGGTGACGATCAGCTCGCCGGTGTCCGGATGCCGGACCAGCGAGACCGGGTGGTCGTAGGTGGCACTCAGCAGTTCGGCGGTCATCACCTCGTCGACCGTGCCGGTGGCCAGCAGCCGGCCTTCCTTCATCAGGGCCACTTGATCGGCGTACGCGGCGGCCAGCGACAGATCGTGCACGACGAGGATGATCGTGGTGCCTGCATCGGCGCGACGGCGCAGGATCCGCAGTGTCTGCTCGGTGTGACCGATGTCGAGGGCGGCGGTGGGTTCGTCGAGCAGCAGCACCGGGGTGTCCTGGGCGAGCGCGCGGGCCAGCGAGACGCGGGCCTGCTGGCCTCCGGAGAGTTGCGGGAACTGCCGGTCCACGAGATCGGCTATGCCGCAGGACGCGACGGCGGCGCGGACGATCTCCGCCGTGCGCGCCGCTTCGGGAGTCCGCAGCCACGGATAGCGGCCGAGCTCGACCACTTCGCGCACGGTGAACGGGGTGTCCACCCGATTCTGCTGGGTCACCAGGGCCCGATGCCGGGCCAGTTCGCGGACGGGGATCGAGTGCAGATGCTCGTCGTCGAGCCGCACCGTCCCCGAGCGCGGGTGGCGGACCCCGGACAGCACCGACAGCAGGGTCGACTTGCCGCACCCGTTGGGCCCCACCAGCGCGAGGATCTGACCGGGGTGGGCGGTCAGACTCACTCCGTGCAGCACCGGCCGTTCGGCGAGGTGGACGTGGACGTCGTGGGCGCTGAGCCGGCGACCGGGAACATGCATGCCTCACCACCCGGTCTTCGCGGTGCGACGCAGCAGGACGAAGAACACCGGACCGCCGATCAGCGACGTGAGCATGCCGAGGGGGAGTTCGCCGTCGGTCAGCGTGCGGGCGGCCAGATCTGCCGCAGCGATGAACAGGGCGCCTCCGATCACCGAGGCGGGCAGGAGCACCCGGTGGCGGGGACCGACGAGTAGCCGCATCACGTGCGGCACGATGAGGCCGACGAACATCACGATCCCCGTGAAGGCGACGGCCCCGGCGGTGAGAATCGCGACGAGGACGATCACCTGCCGTCGAACCACTTCGACGTTGACGCCCAGGGCCGCTGCCTGGAGCTCGCCGAGGGCCAGCAGGTCGAGCTTGTTCACCAGCACGGCCGACGCGGCGATGGAGGCGATCACCAGCGGTGCGACGACGGTGACGTGGTTCCAGGTGACGGCTCCGGCGAGCGAACCGAGCTGCCAGAAGACGATCTGCTCGCGGGTCGCCGTGGAAGCGATGGTGGTGAGGTACGCGATGATGCCGAGGGCGAAGGCGTTCACCGCGATACCGGTGAGCACGATCATCACCACCGACGTCCCGCCGTCGCGCATGCTCAGGATGTACACCGCGAAGGTGGTGGCCAGGCCGAACAGTGCGGCCATCGCGGCCACGGCCCAGCCGTTGGCTGCACTGCCGCTGAGTGCGAACATCAGGCAGGCGCCCACCGCCGCCCCCGACGACACGCCGATGATGCCCGGCTCGGCGAGCGGATTGGCCAGTACCCCTTGCAGCAGGCACCCGGCTGCGCCGAGCGCCATCCCGACCAGCAGGCCGAGCAGGATCCGCGGGAACCGGGAGACCCAGAGAGCATTCTCGCCCGGCTGATCGGGGAGCGGTCCGATGTGCAGGTGCCAGTGGTGGGCGATCGAACCGAGGACCTCCGCCGGCGGCACGTGCACCTGGCCGGTGCCTGCCGAGACCACGACGACCACGCCGAGCAGCACCACGCCGCCGAGGATCACCGCGACGGCACGCCCGGTGTGTGGGCGATCGGCCTTGATCCTCTCCCACACGTTCATCGGTAGATCGCCTCACGCAGGGTCCCGAGCACCAGACCGGTGTCGGGTCCGAAGGCCAGGACCTCGGTCTCGTCCATAGCGATGATGCGGCCGGCGCGGCCCGCGCTGGTGCCCGCCACGGCCGGCAGCTGTGCGACCCCGTCCAGGCCGCCGACCGTCTCGGCGCCCTGGGTCATCACCAGGATCACGTCGGGATCGACGCGCATCAGCGACTCGGTACTGACCATCGTGAACGACGCCGAGAGGCCCGCTTCGGTCCCGGCGTCGCGACCGCCGAGGTTGACGATCAGGTCGTCGGCGCCCGATCCGGGGCCGGCGAGCAGGATCAGCCGATCGCCGCGGATGTACAGGAACGCCATGGTCGGATCGCCTGTCGGGTCGGGCAGCGAGGATCGTGCGGCATCGATCTGCGCTTGCGTCCGCTGCACCAGCTTCTCCCCGGCCTGGCGTGCGCCGAGCGCCTCGGCGACCCGGCGCAGAAGCTCCGGCGTCCCGGCCACGCTGCGCTCTCCGGTGAACTCCACCACCTCGATGCCGGCCGAGCGGAGTTGTCCGAGCGAGCCGGAGGGCGTGGAGTCGGCGCCCGCGAGCACGATCGTCGGACGCTGGGCGAGCACCTTCTCGACGTTCACCGCATGCCCGGGGTCGGTGACGCGCGGGACGCCCGCGGCGGCCGGGAAGGTGGTCGAGCCGCTCAGTCCCACCACGTTGGGGCCCAGCCCGAGCGCGTACACCGTCGCGCCGAGGGTGCCGTTCCGGTCGATCGCCACGATCCGTGACGCGGTCGACGACGCCGCGGGATCGTGCTCGACCGGCACGGGGTCACGGCTCGGAAGGGTCGCGATGCGTGCTCCGTCGCGCAGCTGAGCGGTCGACGGGTCGGTCAGTGCCCCCACATCGAGCGGTTCGGTGGTGCAGCCGGCGACGGCGAGCAGGCAGACGACCAGCGATGCCGCCAGCGCGATCGTCGTGGAGGCACGACGCTGCGGTCGACGCGTCAACGGCACGAGGGAACCCTTCGGGACTGGTGTGTGTAGGCACACCTTACCGGGCCGGTCACAGTGGCCCGGAGCGGCCCGAACCCGGGCGCGGGCGAGTCCGTAGACTGATCGGTCATGACCGTTCGCACACCCCTGGCTCCCGGCATCGTCTCGCCCACGCTGCCGGTTCCCGATTCCATCGCCCGCCCCGAGTACGCGTGGAAGGACACCGTCCGCGAGGGCAGCGAGCCGTGGGTGCAGACCCCGGAGACGATCGAGAAGATGCGGGTCGCGGGCCGCATCGCGGCCAACGCGCTCGCGGAGGCGGGCCGCGCGGTGGCGCCCGGAGTCACCACCGACCAGCTGGACCGGATCGCGCACGAGTACATGATCGACCACGGCGCGTATCCGTCGACCCTGGGCTACAAGGGCTTTCCGAAGTCGTGCTGCACGTCTCTGAACGAGGTGATCTGCCACGGCATCCCGGATTCGACGGTGATCCAGGACGGCGACATCGTGAACATCGACGTCACCGCCTACATCGACGGCGTGCACGGCGACACCAATGCCACCTTCCTCGCCGGGGACGTGTCGCCCGAGCATCGCGATCTGGTCGAGCGGACCCGGATCGCGACCGAGCGCGCCATCAAAGCCGTCAAACCGGGCCGGGAGCTGAACGTGATCGGCCGGGTGATCGAGGCCTACGCGAACCGCTTCGGCTACCAGGTGGTCCGCGACTTCACGGGGCACGGGATCGGTGAGACCTTCCACAACGGCCTGGTGGTCCTGCACTACGACCAGCCGGCCGTCGACACCGTACTGGAGCCGGGGATGGTGTTCACCATCGAACCGATGATCAATCTGGGCGGCCTGGAGTGGGAGCAGTGGGACGACGACTGGACGGTCGTGACCGCCGACCGCAAGTGGACCGCGCAGTTCGAGCACACCCTGGTGGTGACCGACGCCGGCGCGGAGATCCTCACGCTCCCGGACGCCTGAGCGACCGCGGCGGCGAACGCCGGCGGTGCGTCAGCTGAGCGAGTCGCCCACGCACAACGACGAGACGGTGGTGCCGGCGGCACCGGTGCTGCGGCGGGCCTCCGACAGGGCCTGACTCTCCGCGGAGGCGCGGTCGCTGCCGCGGGCGACGAAGTAGGAGTCTGACGATCCCGCCGCCGCGGCCCGTGCGACGGCGCCGCACCCGCTGGTGAACGAGGCGTATCCCCAGGTGGAGTTGTAACCGTACTCGGCCGCCTTGCCGAGCATGGCCTCGCGACTGGCGTAGTTCCGGAATCGGATGACCCGCCCCTCCGGGCTGACGACGAAGCCCCACACCCGGTCCGAGGCGGTCGTCGTGCTGGGGGCGTCGGCCGGCGTGGATCCGGCGGGATCCGCTGTGGACGCCGTGGAACTGCCGGCCGCCGACGACGTCCGGGAGGAGTCGTCGCCCCGGGTGGCCAGAACGATGGCCCCGGCGATGACCGCGATACCGATGAGAATCGCGATCAGCGCGAGGACGATCGTGGTGCGAGAGGTCTTGGCCGGCGCCGGGGGGTAAGGGCCGGCCGCGGGTCGATAGGCGGTCCCGGTCGGCGGATACCCGGTGCCGGACTGCGTGTACGGCGCCGGTGTGCTCACCGGTGCGACCAGGGTCTGTTTCCGGGTCTTCGGATCTCCGCCGGAGGCCAGAGCGGCCGCGAATGCCTGGCACGACGAATAGCGCTGTGCCGGATCCTTGGCGAGCGCCGTGGCGAAGACGGGATCGAGTCCGGCCAGCTCGGGCACGAAGCGGCTGATCGGTGGCGGTGTCTCGGAGAGTTGGGCGTGCAGCAGCGCCGCAGTGGGCAGACCGGCGAACGGCGGTCGTCCGGCCAGCAGCGCGTAGGCGGTGGCGGCCAGCGAATACTGGTCCGCGGCGGGTATGTCCCGGCGCCCGTCGACGCTCTCCGGCGCGGCGTAGCTGAGCGTGCCGACGAAGGAGCCCGCCGCCGTCATCGAAGTGGCGCCGGCCAGCCGGGCGATCCCGAAGTCGAGCACGGTGACCCGGTCGATAGCGCCGTGTGCGTCGCGCCGGACCAGGATGTTCGCGGGCTTGACGTCGCGGTGCACCACGCCGCGCCGATGGGCGTAGTCCAGGGCCGCCGCGGTCTGGGAGACGATCGCGACCACGTCGCCGTACGGGAGGGTTCCGGCGCCGTCGAGGTCGGATCCCTCCAGGTACTGCATGGTGAACCATGGCATGTCGTCGGTGATGCCGTGGTGGTAGACGGTCACGATGCCGGGGTGATCGAGCTTGGCGACGGTGCGGGCCTCGGCGGCGAACCGCGCGGCGAAATCACCGGAGGAGTTCACCGACAGCGCCTTGAGGGCCTCGCGGCGGTCGAGGTGGGGATTGTGCACCAGGAAGACGCTGCCCATCCCGCCGCGGCCGAGGAGCGACAGCACGTCGTAGCCGGCGAACTCGCCGCCGGGCTGCGGCATGGCCATGGGATGCACTCCTTTCCGGCGCCTCGGGTTCTCGGGCGTTCTGAGCCGTGAGCCGATCGTAGCCGGACGCCGGGCCGCGTCGTGCCGTGCACCGGTACGTCAACCGATGCGCGTCGGCGCGGCGGCCGGTGGAGCGGCCCGATAGGGTGGCGGCGTGGCGGACATCCGGGGAGCCCTGCTGATCGGGGGCGCGTCCAGCGATGCGGGCAAGAGCCTGTTGACTGCGGGTCTGTGCCGGTCGCTGCGCCGTCGAGGCGTGTCGGTGGCGCCGTTCAAGGCGCAGAACATGTCCAACAACTCTGCGGTGACGCTCGACGGCGGCGAGATCGGGCGGGCACAGGCGCTCCAGGCGGCCGCGTGCGGTCTGGAGCCCGACACCCGCTTCAATCCGGTGCTGCTCAAGCCGGGTGGCGATCGCCGGTCGCAGGTGGTGGTGCGCGGCCGAGCCGTCGGGGACGTCGGCGCCCGCGACTATCAGACCTGGCGGGCTCATCTCTCCGACCTGGTTCAGGATGAGTTGTCCGCGCTCCGAAGCGATTTCGACGTCGTGATCGCCGAGGGCGCCGGATCGATCGCGGAGATCAATCTGCGCGCGAACGACATCGCGAACCTCGGCTTGGCGCGCCGTGCGCACCTGCCGGTGCTCGTCGTCGCCGACATCGACAGGGGAGGGGCCCTGGCGAGCCTCTACGGCACGACGGCGGTGCTCGATCCCGGCGACCAGGCGCTGGTCGCCGGTTACGTGATCAACAAGTTCCGCGGAGATCCCGCCATCCTGGCACCCGGGCTGGACATGCTGCACGTGCGCACCGGACGGCCGACCCTCGGCGTGCTCCCGTGGTGCGACGACGTGTGGATCGACGCGGAGGACTCGCTCGCCAGCGCCGTCGGCCGCCGCGTAGGCCCGCCGTCGTCGTTCCAGTCCCGTGAGCCGGACCTGCCCCTTGAGCCGGACCTGCCCCTTGAGCCGGACCTGCCCCGTGAGCCGGACCTGCCCCGTGAGCCGGACCTGCCCCGTGAGCCGGACCCGCCCCTTGAGCTTGTCGAAAGGATGACCGTCGCAGCCCTGCGTCTGCCGCGCGTCTCCAATGCCACCGATGTGGAGGCGCTGGCGTGCGAGCCGAACGTCGACGTGACCTGGGTCGACGACGCCGCCTCCCTCGCCGCAGCCGACCTCGCCGTGCTTCCGGGGACGCGCGCCACCGTCGACGACCTGCGCTGGATCACCGCACGCGGTCTCGACCGCGCGCTGGTCGAGCGGGCGGCACGAGGCCGGCCGATCCTCGGGATCTGCGGCGGTTTCCAGATCCTCGCGCGATCGATCGACGACGACGTGGAGTCCGGTGCGGGCGCGGTCGACGGGCTCGGGCTGCTGGACGTCGACGTGGTCTTCCATCGCGACAAGACGCTCCGCCGGTTCAGCGGACACGGCGGGCTCGATCCGGTGCACGGTTACGAGATCCATCACGGGCGGGTGGTCCGCAGCGGTGAGGAACCGTGGCTGCACGACGACGAGTCCGGGCCCGAGGGAGCGC harbors:
- the map gene encoding type I methionyl aminopeptidase — translated: MTVRTPLAPGIVSPTLPVPDSIARPEYAWKDTVREGSEPWVQTPETIEKMRVAGRIAANALAEAGRAVAPGVTTDQLDRIAHEYMIDHGAYPSTLGYKGFPKSCCTSLNEVICHGIPDSTVIQDGDIVNIDVTAYIDGVHGDTNATFLAGDVSPEHRDLVERTRIATERAIKAVKPGRELNVIGRVIEAYANRFGYQVVRDFTGHGIGETFHNGLVVLHYDQPAVDTVLEPGMVFTIEPMINLGGLEWEQWDDDWTVVTADRKWTAQFEHTLVVTDAGAEILTLPDA
- a CDS encoding cobyric acid synthase, which translates into the protein MADIRGALLIGGASSDAGKSLLTAGLCRSLRRRGVSVAPFKAQNMSNNSAVTLDGGEIGRAQALQAAACGLEPDTRFNPVLLKPGGDRRSQVVVRGRAVGDVGARDYQTWRAHLSDLVQDELSALRSDFDVVIAEGAGSIAEINLRANDIANLGLARRAHLPVLVVADIDRGGALASLYGTTAVLDPGDQALVAGYVINKFRGDPAILAPGLDMLHVRTGRPTLGVLPWCDDVWIDAEDSLASAVGRRVGPPSSFQSREPDLPLEPDLPLEPDLPREPDLPREPDLPREPDPPLELVERMTVAALRLPRVSNATDVEALACEPNVDVTWVDDAASLAAADLAVLPGTRATVDDLRWITARGLDRALVERAARGRPILGICGGFQILARSIDDDVESGAGAVDGLGLLDVDVVFHRDKTLRRFSGHGGLDPVHGYEIHHGRVVRSGEEPWLHDDESGPEGARRGAVFGTHCHGLLESDGFRRAFLAEVARAAGLRRFRTDPRLQVAAVREAQLDLLADLVDEHLDVVALDRLLTDGPPDLPSVLSSLSWSPNT
- a CDS encoding penicillin-binding transpeptidase domain-containing protein; this translates as MGATGWETTRRGRRRAGWRASVLAVALLLLVPLVACTAEDNGPRGIAEDFLHEFAAREYAAAAALTTDPARAERMLSAAWTGLAARELTTRTGRARVERDIAEVEVTYTWTLPGGREWSYPATLTMGRSDAGWAVRWTSTNVHPELGADQRLQLDTFAPPRAAVNEADGSEVMGDATITALSFDARAAAEQGSVVDSATRVVEVLGPVFPGLTVQSLAERGTASAEPLPLGRLPGAEYDRLRDRLTIPGLVAAEQAVLEPRDPRFASAVLGQVKNRVADEIGGTSGWRISVINPNGLVADVLDDHPATPAPAVQLTLSRSVQDAAQRAVDVAGRQAMMVVVQASTGKLLAVAQNAAADRGGLLATMGAYPPGSTFKIVTSAAAMAADMSNPDATVPCPGEIQIGSRLIPNYNGFALGPVPLWRAFANSCNTSFAHLAGRMGPSDLPHAAAAMGLGAHYGIAGIESASGSVPIEPDLVQRAEDGFGQGKVLASPLGMALVAATAATGKAPVPVLIEGRETTVAGPRPELAAEIYEQLRPMMRTVVTDGTATSIAGAGPVFGKTGEAEVAGGSHAWFAGFRGDLAFATLIVLGGDSANAVNMTRDFFQLLPPGRG
- the ispG gene encoding flavodoxin-dependent (E)-4-hydroxy-3-methylbut-2-enyl-diphosphate synthase, which codes for MAEPIGLGIPVPPPVLAPRRKTRQLKVGAVGVGSESPVSVQSMCTTKTHDVNATLQQIAQLTASGCDIVRVACPRQEDAEALPEIARKANIPVIADIHFQPKYIFAAIDAGCAAVRVNPGNIKEFDGRVKEVAKAAGDAGIPIRIGVNAGSLDPRLLKKYGKATPEALVESALWEASLFEEHGFGDIKISVKHNDPVIMVEAYRQLAAQCDYPLHLGVTEAGPAFQGTIKSAVAFGALLSEGIGDTIRVSLSAPPAEEIKVGDAILQSLNLRPRKLEIVSCPSCGRAQVDVYKLANEVTAGLDGLEVPLRVAVMGCVVNGPGEAREADLGVASGNGKGQIFVKGEVIKTVPEAQIVETLIEEAMRIAEESGDTGTGTPVVSVS
- a CDS encoding heme ABC transporter ATP-binding protein; its protein translation is MHVPGRRLSAHDVHVHLAERPVLHGVSLTAHPGQILALVGPNGCGKSTLLSVLSGVRHPRSGTVRLDDEHLHSIPVRELARHRALVTQQNRVDTPFTVREVVELGRYPWLRTPEAARTAEIVRAAVASCGIADLVDRQFPQLSGGQQARVSLARALAQDTPVLLLDEPTAALDIGHTEQTLRILRRRADAGTTIILVVHDLSLAAAYADQVALMKEGRLLATGTVDEVMTAELLSATYDHPVSLVRHPDTGELIVTPDRS
- a CDS encoding FecCD family ABC transporter permease is translated as MNVWERIKADRPHTGRAVAVILGGVVLLGVVVVVSAGTGQVHVPPAEVLGSIAHHWHLHIGPLPDQPGENALWVSRFPRILLGLLVGMALGAAGCLLQGVLANPLAEPGIIGVSSGAAVGACLMFALSGSAANGWAVAAMAALFGLATTFAVYILSMRDGGTSVVMIVLTGIAVNAFALGIIAYLTTIASTATREQIVFWQLGSLAGAVTWNHVTVVAPLVIASIAASAVLVNKLDLLALGELQAAALGVNVEVVRRQVIVLVAILTAGAVAFTGIVMFVGLIVPHVMRLLVGPRHRVLLPASVIGGALFIAAADLAARTLTDGELPLGMLTSLIGGPVFFVLLRRTAKTGW
- a CDS encoding GNAT family N-acetyltransferase, whose translation is MLGLLRDRPLGSRDAPAVARALDDDPITSCMVAARVEAYGLTPRFLGGELWTASHPEDSLCFSGANLMPLAATTEQLDHFADRALAAPRQCTSVVGPAELALGLWERVSGEWGPPREIRGVQPLLALNGFPDVPIDPHVRLVTGADLDVYFPAAVEMFIGEVGVDPRSGDGGRSYRRRLASLISARRVFARFDGPRVIFKAEIGALSRRVGQIQGVWTDPEFRGRGHGAAGTAAVCAAIARQGRIPSLYVNEYNCAARETYRKVGFDEVGTFATVLID
- a CDS encoding serine/threonine-protein kinase, with the protein product MAMPQPGGEFAGYDVLSLLGRGGMGSVFLVHNPHLDRREALKALSVNSSGDFAARFAAEARTVAKLDHPGIVTVYHHGITDDMPWFTMQYLEGSDLDGAGTLPYGDVVAIVSQTAAALDYAHRRGVVHRDVKPANILVRRDAHGAIDRVTVLDFGIARLAGATSMTAAGSFVGTLSYAAPESVDGRRDIPAADQYSLAATAYALLAGRPPFAGLPTAALLHAQLSETPPPISRFVPELAGLDPVFATALAKDPAQRYSSCQAFAAALASGGDPKTRKQTLVAPVSTPAPYTQSGTGYPPTGTAYRPAAGPYPPAPAKTSRTTIVLALIAILIGIAVIAGAIVLATRGDDSSRTSSAAGSSTASTADPAGSTPADAPSTTTASDRVWGFVVSPEGRVIRFRNYASREAMLGKAAEYGYNSTWGYASFTSGCGAVARAAAAGSSDSYFVARGSDRASAESQALSEARRSTGAAGTTVSSLCVGDSLS
- a CDS encoding heme/hemin ABC transporter substrate-binding protein, which translates into the protein MTRRPQRRASTTIALAASLVVCLLAVAGCTTEPLDVGALTDPSTAQLRDGARIATLPSRDPVPVEHDPAASSTASRIVAIDRNGTLGATVYALGLGPNVVGLSGSTTFPAAAGVPRVTDPGHAVNVEKVLAQRPTIVLAGADSTPSGSLGQLRSAGIEVVEFTGERSVAGTPELLRRVAEALGARQAGEKLVQRTQAQIDAARSSLPDPTGDPTMAFLYIRGDRLILLAGPGSGADDLIVNLGGRDAGTEAGLSASFTMVSTESLMRVDPDVILVMTQGAETVGGLDGVAQLPAVAGTSAGRAGRIIAMDETEVLAFGPDTGLVLGTLREAIYR